Below is a genomic region from Flavobacterium ginsengisoli.
TGATGATTATGAAGCTTCTGTAACAATTGATTTTACAAACAAATCAGTCAGTGCAACAAGCTATAAATGGACATTTGAGGGCGGAAACCCAGCGGTCTCTACAGAAGAAAATCCAACAGTTGTTTTTGCAAGTGCAGGAACTCATGAAGTTATTTTGGAAGCGTCTAACGACAAAACAAGTCAAGTTTTCAAATCGACAATTACAGTGTTACCAGACACAAACCTTCGCACATTTGCCAATATAAAATTAGGAATTAACACAGCACATAATGGCAACAACATTGGTGCAATGTTTTCTACAATAACGCGCGAAGTTTACAAAGCAAACGAGATTAACGATGAGAATAGTGCTTTAATAGATATTGTATTTCAAGGGTTAAACAGCAATTTTACCTACAATAGATTTATCTCTCCAGATCAGGCCAATAACTACGGGTTTTTAGCATTAAAAAATGCGCAAAGCACCATTTTTGTAAACTCACAAAACTTGTGCAATTGCGGTTTAAATTTTACCGAAGCGCAGTTTGATAGTATGGAAAATGATACGCCTATAAAAGCATTAAATATAAGTTACACCGCTGGAGGAGCACAGGAATTTGGTTTTACCTATCCGAAAATTATTTTATTTAAGACACAAGACGGCAGAAAGGGCGCTATTAAAATTAAAGAAATGGTAAAGAACGGTACAAGTTCTTACATTTTATGCGATATCAAAGTCCAAAAACAATAACCAGTAAATGAAGATAATAAATAATAAAATCTTGTTTTGGTTATGTATCGTTTTGGCCTGTTGTTTTTGCAGGAAAGGATATGCACAGGATATAGATTTGCAGAATTTTTATAAACCTAATTTTAAGGTGACAGGTAATATTAATGCCAATATGATGTACTACAATTCTAATATGGAAAATTCGCGTGAACCTTTTACGTATCTCTTTTCAGGAAGTTTGAACATTAGTGCTTTTAATTTTAGTGTTCCGTTATTTTATAGTTTTACCAACCAAGGAAACAATTTAGGATATACTGCTCCATTTGATTTTAATAGATTGAGCATTATGCCTAAGTACAAATGGGTAAAAGCATATATTGGAAATGTTAGTATGACATTTTCTCCTTACACATTAAGCGGTTATCCGTTTAAAGGAGTTGGATTAGAATTAACACCAAATAGCCCTTTTAAAATATCTTTAATGGGAGGACAGCTTCTTAAAGCAGTTTCAGCAGAAAATGCTTCTGGCGGAGTTCCGATATATCAGCGTTTTGGTTATGGAGCAAAAGTAGGTTTTGAGAAACCGCAATATAAATTAGGCTGGATTGGTTTTTATGCCAAAGACGATGCAAGTTCATTAAACATGGTAAATGATAATGGAGTTACGCCAAAAGAAAACTTTGTAAACAGTTTGATTTTTAGTACTTCTTTGGTAAAAAACTTAAATCTTAATGTGGAGTATGCCCTGTCTGTACTGACAGATGATACAAGAAGTGAAAGTATTTCTGGCGGAGGTTTTCGAGATAAGATATTTTCTGGCAAAGAAAGTACAAGCTACATGAACGCCTTCAATGTTAATTTTGATTACAATATTCAAAAAAGTACTGTTGGATTAACCTATGAGCGTATTGACCCAAATTATAATACGCTTGGTGCATTATATTTTAATAATGACTTAGAAAACATTGCGTTGCGTTTTGCAAGACCTTTTTATCATGATAAAATTACAGTTTCTACCAGTTTAGGATTTCAGAAGGATGATTTAGATAAAGTCAAAAAACAAGATACAAAGCGTGTCGTTGGATCTATTAACATGAATTATAGAGTAACAGATCAAATCAACATTACGGGAAGCTATTCTAATTTTTCTACTTATACCAATAAAAAGTTAGATCAGTTTGAGCTTATAAACAATCCAAATGTTGTGCAAGCAGATACGTTAGACTACAGACAATTGTCTCAAAATGCCAATGTAAATATGTCGTATGCTTTCGGAAAAAAAGAAATCAAAATTTAAACTTCAATTATAGTATTGCAGGACAAGCTAATGAACAAGGAGGTGTAATCAGAAAAGGTCAAGCAAGCACGGTTCAAAATTATAATTTGGCGCATACGGTTAGTTTTCTTACCACTAAAGTTTCCTTAAATAGTTCGCTTAATTATACTAAAAATGAAGTAAGCAGAAATAACAATTCTTCTTTGGGTGCTTCAGTTGGAGCTTCTAAAAAACTATTTAAAGACAAGCTGAATACCAATCTTGGCTTCCTTTACAATAATTCGCAAGGCAATATGAATTCAAGTTCTGTTTTTGGAATTAAGTTTAATAATAGTTATGTAATGTATCAGAGACATAATTTTGGTTTAAATGTCATTTCAATGTTTAGAAGCAGTACTAATACTGACAAATTCAACGATTTAACAGCTACTTTAAATTACACTTGTTCATTAGATAAAATAAAACTGCCAGCAAAAAAAGAGCCTAAAAAAGAAAAAGAAGAGGTTTTAAATCCTATTCTAAAAATAAATTACAAAGACAAAACATACGAAGGAACAAGAGACGAAATTATCAAGCGACTACAGGATATGCAGTCAGCACTTCGTCCGATGCCTAAAGAAGATTCAGAGGAGTTACAGCATCTATTAACGCTAACTACTTTGACTCCCGATGATGATAGCTTCAAAGAAAAAGCTTTAAATTATTTAAAGGCGTATGATTTAAATAATGACATCTTAAATAAATACGACAATTATATTCATGAAACTGTAAAAAGTTTGAGAGAAGAAATGGTTCGTAAAGACGAAGGATACGAGAATGACTATGTTATGGCTTTAGGAAGAGTTAATAAACATAAAATGCACGGTGTGGATGCAAAAGATGTAACAGATAAAGTGAGTTACAATTCGTATTTGAAACTCGTAGATCGAAAAAATAAAAAGTTACAGCCTTTACTAGTTCATCGATGGATGTATAATGAGATGGGAATACTTTCAAATACACCTGTAGATCAGATTCATCAAAATGAAAATCTTTCTGCTTTTAATAAAGAAGAACTTGGGGATTTCTTTAAAATGATGAAAGAGAAAAAAACAGAGGCAGACTATAATCGAAGAAATAAAAATCAAATTAATTCCATTCTATCATGATTTAGCACTTAAAAATGTTAAAGATGATGAAGTCGATTTTAAGTTTATAAAGAATAATTAATAGAAAAAAACTCTTTATAGTTCGAAAGAGTCAAAATATAAAAGAAGTAGGTATGCTTTATTTTTCAAAAAAACAGAATGATTTGCTTATGAAAAAAAATTACAAAATACATTTTGCGGCACTGCTTATCATGCTTTCGGTTGTTTTTTCTTATGGACAGGATATTGCGCCTCCAAAAGAACTAAGCGCTGCTTCAAGTTCAATACAAAAGATTGAAGCCGCTGACCGTTGGGTAGATAAATTTTCAAATCAAGATTTGGTAGAACTGCCTATTGGTATTCGTAATACAGTAAATAACATTCAATATTCTATTGGAGTTACAAAGGCCACTTTTACGCCAGAGTATACAACTTTGACTGTTTTCTGTAGAGTTGATATTCCGCAGAAAGATAAAAAAACAGGACAGCCCATGCAGCTTTTCTTTGGTGCAGATAATGTAAAATTATCGCATCAGGGAGGTATTATGGGTGAAGCCAAATTGGTATTATTGGGTAATGTTGACATTCCGTTTAATGAGGATAAATGGCAAGTTTCTCTCTATGGAGGTTTCGATATGGCGACAGGAAACGTAAATGATCTGACTTATGTAAAGATAGATTGTGATGGTTTTAAAGAAATGAAAATTTCTGGAGCAGTTGAGTTTTCTAGAGATTTAATTCTGCCAATTGATCCGTTGACAAAAACAGTTGATGAAGCAAAAACAACAATTCCTAAAACATATTATAACGGAAAAACAGTTCCAATACCAAATAGAGTTCGAGGAGAATTTAGTTTTACAGCAGGAAGTTGGAATGATATTTTGTTGAATGTAAGTTTGCGACCATTCGTTTTAAAAGACAAACGAAACGGAAAAGATTTTGATGGCAATTTTCAATTTTTGGTAAACAATGCTGTTTTAGATTTAAGTGATTTAAAAAATGATCCTGTAGTTGTTTTTCCAGAATATTATGCAAAAAACTCGCTTTTGGTTCCAAGTCAGGAATCATGGAAAGGGGTTTTTGTCCAGACTTTTGATGTAGGTCTGCCAAAAGAATTTCAAACTACAGATACTGCTTCAAGTAAAGAAAGGCTTCATGTAGGTGCGCAAAATCTTATTATCGATAAATTTGGAGTTTCGGGAACTTTTTATGCAGACAATGTTTTTCCTTTAGATCGAGGAATCACCAGTCAAGAAAAATCATGGGCCTATTCTTTAGACCATATAGATGTAACTATTGCCGCTAATACTTTTGTAAAAGCAAATTTAAAAGGACAGATTCTTTTACCAATTAGCAAAGCTGCACCAGAGAAAAAAGAAACGGCTACAACTCCAACAACCAATACAGGAACGGATTCTGCTAAACCAAAACAGACCAATAGAGCTGGTTTAGAATACAACGGATTTATTTCTATGGAAGAACAACAATTAGTTGTTATTACCAAGGATTCTATAGCTTTTGATATCTGGAAAGCCAAAGCTTTATTGTTGCCAAATAGTTCTGTCGAATTAAAATTAGTCAACGGACGATTTTTGCCTAAAGCCAATCTAAACGGTTCGGTTTCTTTTGGAACCAATAAAGGAGCAACTGACGATAAAGATGTCGAAGGCAAGAAAATGGTAGACTTTAAGGGAATTTCGTTTGAAAACCTTCAATTGCAGACTGTTTCGCCTATTATTTCGGTTAGAAATATGGGGTACAAAGGCACTGTTGGTTTTGCTAATTTTCCTGTTTCTATCGGAAACATTAATGTAGCCATTAATGGAGATGATTCCAGAATTGATTTTGATTTAGGAATTAATTTAATGGAAAGCATTGGAGCAGGAGCTACAGCTAGAATTGGAATAAAAGGTAAGATGTACGATGATGGGTATAGGCAAAAAAGCCGATATGACGGTCTGGATCTTTCGGCCATAAACATAGATTGCAAGTTTAGTGGATTAATTATTAAAGGTGGTCTTATCCTAATGGAAAATGACCCTGTATATGGTAACGGATTTAATGCTGACTTGATGGTTGATGTTGTTGGTGTTGTAAATGTTCAGGCAAAAGCTATTTTTGGGCGATCTACTTTTAGGTATTGGTACTTTGATTCTGCTGTAAAATGGCCACCTGTGCCTTCGCCATTTATGATTAATGGTTTTGGCGGCGGAGCCTATTATAAAATGCGAAGAAATCAGGATCTGTCCATTGCAGATTTTTCGCTATCAGGATTGAGCTATACTCCAGATGAAAAGATAAGTTTAGGACTTAAAGCTTTAATTTATTTTTCTATTGGTACAGAATCTGTTTGCGATGGTGAAGCTGGTTTTGAAATTGCATTTAACTCAAATGGAGGAATAAACAGATTAGCTATTTTTGGTAAAGCCAATGTTATGGCCAAAATTCCAGGACTTAAAAATGTTACCGATTTAATGGGTAAAGTCGCTTCAAATGTTACAGCCAAGAAAAGCTTTTTAGGAATAACAGAAAATGACCTTA
It encodes:
- a CDS encoding PKD domain-containing protein, coding for MKKTLLLFLFFVITSCYQETAIAIEGEFTTSYVDQDESIPVIIKIDNKVTGADTYEWTFEGGNPSVSNSKNPGEILYSKQGTYIIKLIAKNVDGESQEFTKTVEIKDGINIEFTHEIVKSNYSPVEVILKNSTIGEGLTFKWEFQDGSPASFTGKTPPNVIFTTPGEHTITLTVSNGFESDKQTKTITVNPYLVSLFTYEPKFEDDDYEASVTIDFTNKSVSATSYKWTFEGGNPAVSTEENPTVVFASAGTHEVILEASNDKTSQVFKSTITVLPDTNLRTFANIKLGINTAHNGNNIGAMFSTITREVYKANEINDENSALIDIVFQGLNSNFTYNRFISPDQANNYGFLALKNAQSTIFVNSQNLCNCGLNFTEAQFDSMENDTPIKALNISYTAGGAQEFGFTYPKIILFKTQDGRKGAIKIKEMVKNGTSSYILCDIKVQKQ